One window of the Salvia miltiorrhiza cultivar Shanhuang (shh) chromosome 6, IMPLAD_Smil_shh, whole genome shotgun sequence genome contains the following:
- the LOC130989651 gene encoding vacuolar protein sorting-associated protein 52 A-like, whose product MWIMEMVSYNSTWKDCECQWTICLSSLPNCSRNQSLRLFLINNYDMTIAVLKEAGPDGGKIQMHFEEFLKSNTAIYVEELLAEHFHDLIKFVKTRASEDPCSGSERPITVSEVESIVKDFGSRWKAAIELMHNDVSTSFSNFLCGMEILRAALTQLLLYYTRLSDCMKKIAGGSALNKDLVSISSIMYEIRKYSRTF is encoded by the exons ATGTGGATTATGGAGATGGTCAG CTACAACTCAACTTGGAAAGACTGCGAATGTCAGTGGACGATTTGCTTGTCAAGCTTGCCAAATTGTTCCAGAAACCAAAGTCTCAGACTGTTTTTGATAAATAACTACGACATGACAATTGCTGTACTGAAG GAAGCTGGTCCTGATGGTGGAAAAATTCAAATGCACTTTGAAGAGTTTCTGAAGAGCAATACGGCCATTTATGTG GAGGAACTACTTGCAGAACACTTCCATGACCTAATCAAGTTTGTAAAGACAAGAGCTT CTGAGGACCCATGTTCTGGGTCAGAGCGGCCAATAACTGTGAGTGAAGTTGAAAGTATCGTGAAGGACTTCGGCAGCAGATGGAAAGCTGCAATAGAGTTGATGCATAATGATGTCAGTACTTCCTTTAGCAACTTTTTGTGCGGTATGGAAATTCTGAGAGCTGCTTTGACTCAATTGCTGCTTTACTACACCAGGCTTTCAGATTGCATGAAGAAAATTGCTGGTGGGTCTGCGTTGAACAAGGATTTGGTTTCCATATCTTCAATAATGTATGAAATTAGGAAATACTCGAGAACATTTTAA
- the LOC130989655 gene encoding uncharacterized protein LOC130989655, with product MLRYAGRKSDSAVGGFRRLVHSLAQPAPLATAINHHFSTTLPPFVLPENHDDNNRGSHLLDSPFFGGAMELMAVPKRKVSPHRRGIRNGPKALKPVPVIIKCKVCGRVKLPHFFCCGGIKPNPEENNN from the exons ATGCTAAGATACGCCGGCAGAAAATCGGACTCAGCCGTTGGAGGCTTCCGGCGGCTGGTGCACTCACTGGCCCAACCTGCGCCGTTGGCGACCGCTATCAACCACCATTTCAGTACCACATTGCCGCCGTTTGTTTTGCCGGAAAATCATGACGACAATAATAGGGGCTCTCATCTTCTCGATTCTCCTTTCTTTGGCGGGGCTATGGAATTGATGGCAGTCCCCAAGAGGAAG GTTTCTCCACACAGGAGGGGTATTAGAAATGGACCAAAGGCTTTGAAACCTGTCCCAGTAATAATCAAGTGCAA GGTATGCGGCCGTGTCAAGCTACCTCACTTCTTTTGTTGCGGTGGGATCAAGCCAAATCCTGAAGAAAATAACAATTAG
- the LOC130989645 gene encoding uncharacterized protein LOC130989645, producing the protein MVSALTFPLLFSGKIYIQPTHFHHPHSLSPSKLLHLLLSTMDDELQDWEVLHHNSDSESVPLDEIDSTGFIHTDYFSLDSLKRYGQDLDDGKSAVSENPSWIDPALEDNPARYLNKESTDFWSDSSSDRSEDRHKFTDFLLRNQMNFYKGIREVVDEKGDKVDSTRTEETKSSEDIANVSGKVQEAEIDKMASGNEHLRDDGIDKKSHVVWWKMPMEFVKYFVFRMSPVWTISVAAAFMGFVILGRRLYKMKKKKNTNKARGLQIRVAVDDKKVSQVMSHAPRLNEAFSVVKRVPAIRPSLPVIGVTTWPAMTIR; encoded by the exons ATGGTGTCGGCTCTTACTTTCCCACTCCTCTTCTCAGGTAAGATTTACATACAACCTACCCATTTTCATCAtccacactctctctctccttccaaATTACTCCATCTATTACTATCAACTATGGATGATGAGCTTCAAGACTGGGAGGTCCTCCACCACAATTCTGATTCCGAATCCGTTCCCTTGGATGAGATCGATTCCACTGGCTTCATTCACACAGATTATTTCTCCTTAGACTCTCTCAAACGATACGGTCAGGATTTGGATGACGGTAAGTCCGCCGTCTCGGAAAATCCTAGCTGGATTGACCCAGCCTTGGAGGATAATCCCGCTCGCTATCTCAACAAGGAATCCACCGACTTCTGGTCTGATTCCAGCAGCGACAGGTCTGAAGACCGCCACAAGTTTACCGATTTCTTACTTAGAAATCAAATGAATTTTTACAAAGGAATTAGGGAAGTTGTTGATGAAAAGGGGGATAAAGTGGATTCCACTAGAACTGAAGAAACAAAATCTAGTGAAGATATTGCGAACGTGTCGGGCAAAGTGCAGGAGGCTGAAATTGACAAGATGGCAAGTGGAAATGAGCATTTGAGAGACGATGGGATTGATAAGAAAAGCCATGTGGTGTGGTGGAAGATGCCAATGGAGTTTGTAAAATACTTTGTGTTTCGGATGAGTCCAGTATGGACAATCTCTGTTGCGGCTGCTTTCATGGGGTTTGTTATTTTAGGGCGCAGGTTGTataagatgaagaagaagaagaacacgAACAAGGCTAGGGGACTGCAGATTAGGGTTGCTGTTGATGATAAG AAGGTATCCCAGGTAATGAGCCATGCACCTCGTTTGAATGAAGCATTCTCAGTTGTGAAACGTGTACCTGCAATTCGGCCTTCACTGCCTGTTATTGGCGTCACAACCTGGCCGGCGATGACTATACGATAA